A genomic stretch from Defluviitalea raffinosedens includes:
- a CDS encoding DUF1385 domain-containing protein: protein MKRTNVGGQAVIEGVMMRGSKTYTVAVRKPDQEIVMDKKPVTAIMTKYAIFKLPLLRGVAVFIDSMVIGIKTLAYSAEFFEVEEESKPSKVEEYLEKKLGDKLEDYLIGFSIVVSIILGIALFMVTPLFLSRLFKNFITNVWLQNLLEGAIRIAIFLIYIYLISQMKDIQRVFQYHGAEHKTINCLEHEEELTVENVKKHSRLHKSCGTSFLLVVMLVSVAVFAVFNIESPLLRVLSRIIFVPLIAGLSYEVIRWARKSETKLACWISIPGMWLQKTFTTREPDDAQIEVAITALKGVLEDEEDN, encoded by the coding sequence TTGAAGCGTACAAATGTTGGCGGGCAGGCCGTTATTGAAGGCGTTATGATGAGAGGATCAAAAACTTATACTGTGGCAGTTAGAAAACCGGACCAGGAAATCGTTATGGATAAAAAGCCAGTTACTGCTATTATGACGAAGTATGCTATATTTAAACTTCCTCTTCTTAGAGGTGTTGCAGTGTTTATCGATTCTATGGTGATAGGGATTAAAACATTGGCGTATTCTGCAGAATTTTTTGAAGTGGAAGAGGAAAGCAAACCTTCAAAGGTTGAAGAGTATCTAGAGAAAAAACTTGGGGATAAATTAGAAGATTATTTGATAGGATTTTCAATTGTTGTATCCATTATATTGGGGATTGCTTTATTTATGGTGACACCTCTTTTCTTATCCAGATTATTTAAGAATTTCATTACCAATGTTTGGCTTCAAAATCTCTTAGAAGGTGCTATTAGAATTGCTATTTTTCTTATTTATATTTATTTGATTTCCCAGATGAAGGATATTCAAAGAGTATTTCAATATCATGGTGCAGAGCATAAAACCATAAACTGCCTGGAACATGAAGAAGAGCTAACCGTTGAAAACGTAAAAAAACACAGCCGACTGCATAAGAGTTGTGGAACCAGTTTTCTTCTTGTCGTAATGCTTGTCAGTGTTGCAGTTTTTGCAGTATTTAATATTGAAAGCCCGTTACTTAGGGTGTTGAGCAGAATTATTTTTGTTCCGCTCATTGCAGGGCTTTCCTATGAAGTCATCCGATGGGCAAGGAAATCGGAAACTAAGTTAGCCTGCTGGATTAGTATTCCGGGAATGTGGCTGCAAAAGACATTCACCACCAGAGAACCAGATGATGCACAGATTGAGGTAGCAATCACTGCATTGAAAGGAGTTCTGGAGGATGAAGAAGACAATTGA
- the rpmE gene encoding 50S ribosomal protein L31, producing the protein MKADIHPNYEEATVVCNCGNTFKTGSVKKEIRVEVCSQCHPFYTGKQKAAAAKGRIDKFNKRYGIGQEQ; encoded by the coding sequence ATGAAAGCAGATATTCATCCAAATTATGAAGAAGCTACAGTAGTATGTAACTGTGGAAATACTTTTAAAACAGGTTCTGTAAAGAAAGAAATACGTGTAGAAGTTTGTTCCCAATGTCATCCTTTCTATACCGGGAAACAAAAAGCAGCAGCGGCAAAAGGTCGTATTGATAAGTTCAATAAAAGATATGGAATTGGGCAAGAACAGTAA